In Herbaspirillum sp. WKF16, one genomic interval encodes:
- the secD gene encoding protein translocase subunit SecD — MNRYSLWKYVLIVVALLFGVIYTVPNFFGESPAVQISSAKSTLKVEASVAGRVDEILKQGKLPAESVAFDNSGAQPSVRARFATTDIQFKAKALLEQQLNTDPSDPTYIVAFNLLPNTPQWLQSLHAFPMYLGLDLRGGVHFLMQVDIKAVLNKRLQGLQSSVRSLLRDKNIRQSGISRSGDAIEISFRDADTRSKARSVLGELQELVLADAGAGDDLKLVATLRPEALKQTQEDGVKQNISTLSKRVNELGVAEPLIQRQGADRIVVELPGVQDVSRAKDIIGRTATLEVRMVDESVVRGTEETTAIPFGSELFKIGKGAPVVLNKEPVLTGDYIANASASFDENHQAAVSIDLNGDGGRKMREATRERVGKAMAIVLFEKGKGEVLTVATIRSELGSRFQITGMGSPEAAGDLALLLRAGSLAAPMDIIEERTIGPQLGADNISKGFNSVLYGFAAMAVFMMIYYQLFGFFSALALSINVLLLVALLSTLQVTLTLPGIAAIALALGMAIDSNVLINERIREELRAGNSPQAAIAAGFDRAWATILDSNVTTLIAGLALLIFGSGAIRGFAVVHCLGILTSMFSAVFFSRGVVNLWYGRKKKLSGLAIGQIWKPSGDVLTTSGKASAKREAK, encoded by the coding sequence ATGAATCGTTACTCTCTCTGGAAATACGTACTGATCGTCGTCGCCCTGCTGTTCGGCGTGATCTACACCGTCCCGAACTTCTTCGGCGAGTCTCCCGCCGTGCAGATCAGCAGCGCCAAGTCGACCCTGAAGGTCGAGGCCAGCGTGGCCGGCCGCGTCGACGAGATCCTGAAACAAGGCAAGCTGCCCGCAGAGAGCGTGGCGTTCGACAACAGCGGCGCCCAGCCGTCGGTGCGCGCGCGCTTCGCCACCACCGACATCCAGTTCAAGGCCAAGGCCTTGCTGGAGCAGCAACTCAATACCGATCCCAGCGATCCGACCTACATCGTCGCCTTCAACCTGCTGCCCAACACCCCGCAATGGCTGCAAAGCCTGCACGCCTTCCCGATGTACCTGGGCCTGGACTTGCGCGGCGGCGTGCACTTCCTGATGCAGGTTGACATCAAGGCGGTGTTGAACAAACGGCTGCAAGGCCTGCAGTCCAGCGTGCGCAGCCTGCTGCGCGACAAGAACATCCGCCAGTCGGGTATCAGCCGCAGCGGCGACGCCATCGAGATTTCCTTCCGCGACGCCGACACCCGCAGCAAGGCGCGTTCGGTCCTCGGCGAGCTGCAGGAACTGGTGCTGGCCGACGCCGGCGCCGGCGACGACCTCAAGCTGGTCGCCACGCTGCGCCCCGAGGCCTTGAAGCAGACCCAGGAAGACGGCGTCAAGCAGAACATCTCCACCCTGTCCAAGCGCGTCAACGAGCTGGGCGTGGCCGAGCCGCTGATCCAGCGCCAGGGCGCCGACCGCATCGTGGTCGAGCTGCCGGGCGTGCAGGACGTCTCGCGCGCCAAGGACATCATCGGCCGCACCGCCACCCTGGAAGTGCGTATGGTCGACGAGAGCGTGGTGCGCGGCACCGAGGAAACCACCGCCATCCCGTTCGGCTCCGAGCTGTTCAAGATCGGCAAGGGCGCGCCGGTGGTGCTCAACAAGGAACCGGTGCTCACCGGCGACTACATCGCCAACGCCTCGGCCAGCTTCGACGAGAACCACCAGGCCGCGGTCAGCATCGACCTCAACGGCGACGGAGGCCGCAAGATGCGCGAAGCCACCCGCGAGCGCGTCGGCAAGGCCATGGCCATCGTGCTGTTCGAAAAGGGCAAGGGCGAAGTCCTGACGGTGGCGACCATCCGCTCCGAACTGGGCTCGCGCTTCCAGATCACCGGCATGGGTTCGCCCGAAGCCGCCGGCGACCTGGCGCTGCTGCTGCGCGCGGGCTCCCTGGCCGCGCCGATGGACATCATCGAAGAGCGCACCATCGGCCCGCAGCTTGGCGCCGACAACATCAGCAAGGGCTTCAACTCGGTGCTGTACGGCTTCGCCGCGATGGCTGTCTTCATGATGATCTACTACCAGCTGTTCGGCTTCTTCAGCGCGCTGGCGCTGTCGATCAACGTGCTGCTGCTGGTGGCGCTGCTGTCCACGCTGCAGGTCACGCTGACCCTGCCCGGCATCGCCGCGATCGCGCTGGCGCTGGGTATGGCGATCGACTCCAACGTGCTGATCAACGAGCGCATCCGTGAAGAGCTGCGCGCCGGCAATTCGCCGCAGGCGGCGATCGCGGCCGGCTTCGACCGCGCCTGGGCGACCATCCTCGACTCCAACGTCACCACCCTGATCGCCGGCCTGGCGCTGCTGATCTTCGGTTCGGGCGCCATCCGCGGCTT